TAATTGATCCACATAAGGAGCATTTCTATGGTTCTTTAGGAAATGGACTAGACCCTCATAATATTTCATATCGTGAGGAACATATAGAAGAAAAAGAAGCGATAAAACAAGTAAATCAATAAGCATGGATAGATGATGTATTTCATAATAAAAGCAAGCTACGTTTTCTAGTAGCTTGCTTTTTATTTTTATAAGGAAACTTCACCCTTTTTCTTTGTATGGACTTGAACAGAGTTAGTTTCCTTCCGCTGAAGTCGTTTTTCTAAAAGATTAACAAGATAAGTAAATAGTAGAACGAGTGCTAAGTAGTATATACCAACGACAATATATGTTTCTAATTGTTGGTAATTACCCGCAGCTATTGATAAACCTGATCCCCATAATTCTGGCATGCCTACGTAGGCAACAAGGGAAGAGTCTTTTAGTCCAATGATAAACTGGTTTCCTAGAGGGGGAATAGAGAGACGGAATGCTTGTGGTAATATAATGCGACGCATTGCCAATGGATAGGGCATTCCTAAAGAACGAGCAGCCTCTAATTGTCCACGATCAACAGATTGAATAGAGCCACGGAAAATTTCTGTAATATACGCACCGTTATGAATAGCTAAAGCAATTGCTCCTGCCCAAAAAGGAGTGAAGACAACGACAGATGTAATCCCAAAGTAAAGAATGGCAATTTGGACGATTAAAGGTGTACCACGGATGATAGCAATGTAAACATGGGCGATGCTATTTAACATTTTATTATTAGAAATTCGAAAAAAGGCAAATAGCAGTCCGATTAATGAGCCGAGCGCTAAGGAAGTTAACGTTAATTGTAATGTGACAATAACAGCTTTTAGAAGGATAGGATAGGTAGAAATAAAAATTTCAAACATTTGTGTCACCTCATATTAGATTGATTTTAGGGTATAGACAAATGCCCCACTGTTTATGTGGGGCGTTGTCTATAAAATAGTTTAAGGTTGCTCTTACTTTGTTTTTGACTCTTCTCCGAGAATATTGCGCCCAAACCATTTCTTACTAATCTTTTCATACGTACCGTCTTTAACAATTTCATCTAATGCTTTATTTACCTTCTTCGCCATGTCTTTATCGTCTTTACGAATAGCAATTCCCATTTCATCAAGATTTAATGGCTTTCCAGCTTCTTTTATATTTGATTTACCTTCTTTTATCATACGAAGACCAACCATTTGATCAGTAATAACCGCATCTACACGTCCTGGTTCTAAGTCCATAAGTGCAGTAATATCACTATCATACTCTGTAATTTGATCTGTATATTTTGCAACAAGTGCTTTAAATGTACTAGCTTTTACAACACCTATTTTTTTACCTTTTAAGTCTTCGGGGGAAGAGATAGATATATTCTTCTTGGAAACAAATATTTGTGCTCCAGAGCGATAATATGGATTGGAGAAATTAACAGCTTTTAATCGATCTTCTGTAATTGCCATACTTCCTAATATCACATCATATTTTTTCGCTTGTAGACCTTGAATTAATGTTTCCCAAGGGTTTGTAATCGGAGCGGGCTTCATCTTCATCTTTTTTGCAAGAGCTTCACCTATTTCAACATCGAATCCGACAAGTTTTCCATCAGTTTCTTTATAATTAAACGGTTTATATAATCCACTCATTGCATAACGGAATTCTTTCTCACCATTTGTTGAAGTAGTCGAACTTTCTTTACTACAGGCACCAAGTATGAAAGACGTACATAGTGTAATGACTGCAACAGCAGCCAATAATTTTTTTCTCATAAAACCCCTCCTATATATTGATCCTGCACATACGGGTAGGTTTGAATATATTATAGGAATTCCTTTTAGATGAGACAGTTTTATGTACCCGTATCAGTTTGTTACTTCATTTGTAAAATATGAGCATTCTAGTAATAGAAGATTTCAGTTATAAAACCCTTCGTAAAAATTGTTTTGCACGTTCGTTTGATGGTGCCGAAAAGAACTTCTCGGGTGTGGAATCCTCTACTATTTTTCCGTCATCCATAAAGATGATGCGGTCTGCTACATCTTTTGCAAAGTTCATTTCATGAGTAACAATTACCATTGTCATCCCTTCTTCAGCAAGTTCTTTCATAACTTGTAACACTTCGCCAACAAGTTCAGGGTCAAGGGCTGAAGTAGGTTCGTCGAATAACATAATTTTTGGATTCATTGCAAGTGCACGTGCAATTGCAACACGCTGTTTTTGACCACCTGATAGTAGGTGAGGGGTTACATTTGCTTTATCCTGTAAACCGACTTTTTCCAATAAAAGATTTCCGGTTTCCTTCGCTTTTGTTACATTTACCTTCTTTACATGAATAGGTGCTTCTATGATGTTTTCTAATGAGGTCATATGAGGAAATAGATTGAAATGTTGAAATACCATTCCAACATTTTCGCGGACTTTATTTAAGTTTGTACTTTTGGGGGTGATTTTTTCCCCTTGTAAGTGAATTTCACCTTCATCGTACATCTCTAAAAAATTAAGGCAACGGAGTAAAGTGCTTTTTCCAGAGCCACTGGCGCCGATTAAAACGACAACTTCTTTTTCTTTTACTTCTAGATTAATACCTTTTAAAACGTCTAGTGAACCAAATGATTTTACTAGATTGCGGACTTGAATCATACAAAACCCCCAGTCAAAAATAGATTTTACAAATGTCGCCCCTTATTTTTGTTATTAGTCACAAATTGTCAGAATCCTTTATTTTTTTATTGGTTTTGAAATCTTTATATGGTAGAAATACAGAGAATAATATGTAGATAGTACTTAGTAAGGGGGGATTGAGGAATAGATAGAATAGTAATCTCTCGAGAAAAAACGGTAAGCTTATAGAAGGTAACCAGTGTAAAGGTCGAGTAATCGGCTATTTATAGGTAATATAACTGGATGATGCTGCTATAGCATAAGAAAAAATGTCTAGGCTTGCATGATTTCAAATGTGATATATAGCAAAGTTCTAATAGATACATCCGCAGTTAAAAATAATATTAATATAGGTCATTATAAACTGAAGAACGTAAAACTATGAACGTTTCCGCAACATTTCTTTCTGTCTCTTTCGAATGAAAATTATAGCGAGCTATAATATTAAAAGGGGTGTCTTTTATGAAAAAAGAAAAAAGACAACGGTTAATTAAACAATTTGTAAAGGAATATGAAATAGATAAGCAAGAAAGATTAGTAGAATTGTTGGCAGAACAAGGTGTATTAGTGACGCAAGCTACGATTTCTCGAGATATTCGTGAGTTAAACTTAACGAAGATACCTTCTCAGGAAGGGCTAATGATATATAAAGTTTTCTCAAAAGAGCATTTGCAAACTGATATAAAGTTAAAGAAAAAATTAAGAGAGGTTGTTGTAAAGATTGATTATGTAGATCAATTAGTAGTTATTAAAACATTACCTGGAAATGCACATGTTATTGGTGTTTTATTAGATGATTTAGATTGGAAAGAAAAAATAGGATGTATATGTGGAAATGATACATGCCTTATAATTTCTAAGTCAAAATCGGATAGAAAGATTTTAGAAGAAAGATTGAATTTAATTATTTAGATAAAAATCCTGTTTTTAATAAAAATTAAAAACAGGATTTTTATTTAAATAAAGAGGTTGGATATTCATTATATATGCGTAATATATATTTTTTTGTTAAAAAAGCAGGATAAAGTGTTATAAAAATACAAATTTATATGATTTTAAAAAAATAACTTGTGTAATTTTTCACAATGGTAATGTAGATATTCTCACAAAGATAAAAGCGTGCAACATTTATTATGTACTTGTAAGACATCAAACATATTTAAAAGGAGGTACAACAAATGAAGCATCCGATACATGTTACTTCAGAAATTGGGGAATTACAAACGGTTTTATTAAAACGACCTGGTAAAGAAGTGGAAAACTTAACGCCAGATTATTTGCAACAATTATTATTTGACGATATTCCATACTTACCAATTATTCAAAAAGAGCATGATTATTTTGCACAAACATTACGCAATCGGGGTGTTGAAGTTCTTTATTTAGAAAAACTAGCTGCTGAGGCGTTAGTAGATAAAAAACTTCGAGAAGGATTTGTTGATCGTATTTTAAAAGAAGGACAGGCTGACGTAAATGTTGCACATCAAACTTTAAAAGAATATTTACTTTCCTTTTCAAATGAAGAATTAATTCAAAAAATTATGGGTGGTGTACGGAAAAACGAAATTGAAACAAGTAAGAAGACACATTTATACGAATTAATGGAAGATCACTATCCGTTTTACTTAGACCCAATGCCTAATTTATATTTTACTCGTGATCCAGCAGCTACCGTGGGCGATGGCTTAACGATAAATAAGATGAGAGAACCGGCACGTAGACGTGAATCATTATTCATGGAGTACATCATTAAATATCATCCAAGATTTGCAAATCACAATGTGCCAATTTGGCTAGATCGTGATTATAAGTTTCCAATTGAAGGTGGAGACGAGCTAATTTTAAATGAAGAAACAATTGCAATTGGAGTATCTGCCCGTACTTCGGCTAAAGCAATTGAACGTTTAGCTAAAAATCTCTTTAGCCGACAAAATAAAATTAAGAAAGTGTTAGCAATAGAAATTCCAAAATGCCGAGCATTTATGCATTTAGATACAGTATTTACAATGGTCGATTATGACAAATTTACAATTCACCCAGCCATTCAAGGGCCAAAAGGAAATATGAATATTTATATTTTAGAAAAAGGCCCAGATGAAGAAACTCTTAAAATCACACATCGTACTTCTTTAATGGAAGCATTAAAAGAGGTATTAGGCTTAAGTGAATTAGTTCTTATTCCTTGTGGAGGAGGAGATGTAATTGCTTCTGCTCGTGAACAATGGAATGATGGCTCGAATACATTAGCAATTGCGCCAGGTGTAGTTGTTACATATGATCGCAACTATGTATCCAATACTTTATTACGGGAACATGGTATAGAAGTGATTGAGGTGCTAAGTTCGGAATTATCACGTGGTCGTGGGGGTCCACGTTGCATGAGTATGCCGATTGTTCGTAAAGATATTTAGTATAAATAACGGAGAAAGTAGGGATGAAGTATGTTAATGACTAGACCAAATTTAAAAGGAAGAAGTTTTCTAGCTGAAAAAGATTTTACACAAGAAGAATTATTATATTTTCTAGATTTAGCAGCAGAATTAAAAGAGAAAAAGAAAAATGGTGTCCCACATCGTTATTTAGAAGGTAAAAATGTAGCGCTCTTATTTGAAAAAACCTCTACTCGTACGCGATGTGCATTTACAGTAGCATGTACAGATTTAGGTGCGAACCCTGAATATTTAGGTAAAGGTGATATTCAGCTCGGGAAAAAAGAATCTGTAGAGGATACAGCAAAAGTGTTAGGACGCATGTTTGACGGAATTGAGTTCCGTGGGTTTACTCATGAAACTGTAGAATCTTTAGCAGAAAATTCTGGTGTGCCAGTGTGGAACGGTTTAACAGATATGTGGCATCCAACACAAACGCTCGCAGATTTATTAACTATTAGAGAACATGTAGGGAAGTTAAAAAATGTGAAGCTCGTTTACGTTGGAGATGGACGAAATAATGTCGCTAATAGCTTACTAGTTGGTGGGGCAATTGTTGGAATGGAAGTGCGTATTTGTACACCAGAATCTTTATGGCCTGCACAAGAAGTAATTGATTTAGCAAAAAAATATAATGAACGGGTAATGATAACAAGTAATGTGGAAGAAGCGGTTGCGGGTGCAGATGTAATCTATACAGATGTATGGGTATCTATGGGGGAAGAAGAAAAATTTGCTGAACGTATCGAGTTATTGAAACCTTATCAAGTAAATATACAAATGATTAAAGAAACCGGAAATGATAATGTGATTTTCTTACATTGCTTACCTGCATTCCATGATGTTGAAACGATGTATGGCGAGGAGATTTATGAAAAATATGGACTAAAAGAAATGGAGGTAACTGACGAAGTATTCCGCAGTAAACATTCAAAAGTATTTGATCAGGCTGAAAATAGAATGCATACAATTAAAGCGGTTATGGCAGCTACTTTAGGAAACATGGAGTAGAGAAGAAAGGGAATCTTCCTTTCTTCTTTCTCCTCCTTTAGACACTATCATTCACTATTGCTTTACTATTGTTATTGCAATTAAAGAGAGGTGAGTGTAATGGGTGAAGATAAGAAATTAGGGTTATTTACTTTAACGGCTCTTGTAGTTGGCTCTATGATCGGTGGTGGGGCATTTAATTTAGCAAGTGATATGGCAAAAGGTGCTGGTGCTGGAGCCATTATTATTGGTTGGGTTATAACAGGAATTGGGATGATTGCGCTTGGATTATCCTTTCAAAATCTAACTGTAAAACGGCCAGATTTAGATGGTGGTATTTTTAGTTATGCAAAAGCGGGATTTGGTAATTTTATGGGGTTTAATAGTGCTTGGGGATATTGGCTATCTGCTTGGCTTGGTAATGTAGCATACGGCACATTATTGTTTTCTTCATTAGGGTATTTCTTCCCAATTTTTGAAGGGGGTCAAAATGTAGCATCGATTATTGGCGCAAGCGTATTATTATGGTGTGTTCACATGTTAATTTTACGCGGAGTACAATCAGCAGCCCTTGTAAATTTAGTAACTACAATTGCGAAATTAGTACCTGTATTTGTATTTATTGTTGTAGGAATCTTCGCGTTTCATATTGATACGTTCCTAGATGGATTTTGGGGACAAGCTGGTTCTTTTTCTTGGGGAGCGGTGGGCAGTCAAGTTAAGAGTACAATGCTTGTAACTCTGTGGGTGTTCATTGGGGTAGAAGGGGCTGTTGTTTTATCAAGCCGTGCAAAAAATAGAAGTGATGTAGGAAAAGCGACGGTCATTGGATTAATTGGTACACTCATCATTTACATTTTAATTACATTATTGTCTCTCGGGCTTATGCAACAAGCAGATATTGCTAATTTAAAAAATCCGGCTATGGCTTATTTATTTGAAAGCGTTGTCGGAAAATGGGGTGCGATCTTTATTAATTTAGGTTTAGTCATCTCTGTATTAGGTGCTTGGCTAGGATGGACTTTGCTCGCTTCTGAAATTCCATATTTAGCTGCTAAAGACGGAGTATTCCCAAAGTGGTTTGCAAAAGAAAATAAAAATAAAGCTCCCGTAAATTCATTATGGATAACAAATGGTTTGATTCAAATGTTCTTATTAACATTCGTCGTTTCCGATCAGGCGTATAACTTTGCATTCTCTTTAGCATCTTCTGCTATTTTAATCCCTTATGCCTTTTCAGCATTGTATCAACTAAAGCATAGTTTAAAATCTGAAGAAAACGATCGGACAAAAAATATAATCATTGGGTTGATAGCAAGTATTTATGGGGTGTGGTTAGTCTATGCAGCTGGTTTAGAGTATTTATTATTAACAATGACTTTATATGCACCAGGTATTTTTATTTTTTACAATGTTCAAAAGCAAAAGAGTTCAAAGCAAATATTTACTCGAGTGGAATTAGCATCATCGGTAGCAATTGGTGCTTTAGCATTCTTTGCGATTTACGGATTAATTACAGGAAGTATTACCTTATAAAACGCTGTGAAAATGAAATTAACTGGAGGGTTGAAATATGGCACGAAGAAAAATTGTAGTTGCACTAGGGGGAAATGCGATACAATCTGGAAAAGCTACTGCAGGAGCACAGCAAGAAGCATTGGAAAAAACAGCGGAACAACTCGTGAAAATAATGGAAAGTGATGTAGATATAGTAATTGCGCATGGAAATGGCCCACAAGTGGGGAATATTTTATTACAGCAAAAGGCTGCAGAAACGGAAAAAACACCTGCAATGCCATTAGATACTTGTGGTGCAATGAGCCAAGGGATGATTGGATATTGGATGGAAAATGCGATTGAAAAGGCATTGAAAAAACGGAATATAAAAAAAGACGTAGCAACGGTTATAACACGCGTTGTTGTGGATGAAAAAGATGAGGCGTTTAAAAATCCAACTAAACCAATTGGTCCTTTTTATACAGAAGAAGAAGCAAGAAGATTAATGGAAGAAACAAAAGCAGTGTTTAAAGAAGATGCTGGCAGAGGGTGGAGACGTGTTGTTCCATCACCGAAGCCTGTAAGTATTCATGAACATAAAGTGATTAATTCTTTGGTCGAGGATGGAAATATAGTGATAGCTGTTGGCGGTGGTGGAATTCCAGTAATTGATTCGGAAGAAGGATTAAAAGGAACGGAAGCGGTTATTGATAAGGATTTCGCTGCTCAGAAATTAGCTGAATTAGTAGATGCTGATACGCTCGTAATTTTAACTGCAGTTGATCATGTGTATATAAATTATAATCAACCGAATCAAAAGAAATTAGAGCATGTCACAGTGAATAAATTAGAAGAATACATTGAGGAACAGCAATTTGCTGCGGGAAGTATGCTTCCAAAAATTGAAGCTGCTATTAATTTTGTTAATACAAATCCAAAACGAAAAACAATTGTTACGTCTTTAGAAAAAGTATATGAAGCACTGGAAGAAAAAGCTGGTACTATTATTTCTAAACAGGATGTATGCGTGTATGTTTAAATATCGTTATTCAATAAATAAAAAGAATGAAGTTAGTAACTTCATTCTTTTTATTTATTCATATTTTTTGTACCCATTGTTCATAAAGTTTTCATGATGGAATCCGAATATGTAAGTTAATTATGATAAAATTCAACTTGAATACGCTTTCTTGATTTTTTTCGCTCCAACATACAGCAAGAGAGAGGGAGTTCTATGAATAGACGGAACGTAGTTAAAGATTTAAAGCAGTTTGAATTATTTGCTCATTTAACAGAAAAAAAATTGAAAGGTTTGACGGAGTTTGTCTATTGGCGAACTTATAAAAAGGGTCAATTTTTATTTTTAGAAGGGGATTCAAGGGAAAGAATTTACTTCATGTTAGATGGTTTTGTAAAGTTAGAGCGGGTAAATCAAAGTGGGAATTTATTATACGATGACTATGTAAAGCGGTATTCTATTTTTCCTTATGGTGGTATGTTTACAGACAGAGGATATAACTATACGGCAGAAGCGATGACAGATGTAGAGGTATATTATATTCCGACAGTAATTTTCGAAGATATGGTGAAATCTAGTAGGACGCAATTAATGTACGTTGTTCAGCAATTATCATCGATATTAAAACTGAACGAAAATCGAGTACAAAACATTACAATTCCTAATGCACAAGATCGTGTCATTCAAACATTAAATTATTTAATGCAGGATTTAGGAGAGCAGAGCGGTGAAACGATTGTAATTTCATGCCCACTTACAACAATTGAAATATCGAAAATATCTGGGACATCTCGAGAGACAGTTAGTAGCGTATTAAAACAATTAAAAAATGATAGTATTGTTACAATTCTGGATAAAAAAATTACAATACATAATCCAACATATTTTGAGGAAATCTCTATGTGAAAATTGCATATTGATTTTCTAATTCATACTGTATATTAATGAAGTTCTTTATATATTTATAAGGAGCTTTTTTACGTTATCCTCTATAAAAAGATTGTGTATTATGGTAATAATAGCTAAAATCGATAATAAAAAACAAAGGGAAGGGGAGAAAGAATGATTCGGATTGAGTATGATCGATTAGTAGCTATTTGTTACAGTATAGGTGTTTTGTTATTATTGAAAATTCCAAATGATAATGAACTAATTGGAGAAAAACTATTCAATGCCTATAAGGTTCCGGTACATACATATATTTATATGGATTATAAAGTATCAAATATATTGATTGTTTCTTTCATATTACATATAATCGTATTTTTATTATTTT
The DNA window shown above is from Bacillus clarus and carries:
- a CDS encoding ABC transporter substrate-binding protein produces the protein MRKKLLAAVAVITLCTSFILGACSKESSTTSTNGEKEFRYAMSGLYKPFNYKETDGKLVGFDVEIGEALAKKMKMKPAPITNPWETLIQGLQAKKYDVILGSMAITEDRLKAVNFSNPYYRSGAQIFVSKKNISISSPEDLKGKKIGVVKASTFKALVAKYTDQITEYDSDITALMDLEPGRVDAVITDQMVGLRMIKEGKSNIKEAGKPLNLDEMGIAIRKDDKDMAKKVNKALDEIVKDGTYEKISKKWFGRNILGEESKTK
- the arcC gene encoding carbamate kinase → MARRKIVVALGGNAIQSGKATAGAQQEALEKTAEQLVKIMESDVDIVIAHGNGPQVGNILLQQKAAETEKTPAMPLDTCGAMSQGMIGYWMENAIEKALKKRNIKKDVATVITRVVVDEKDEAFKNPTKPIGPFYTEEEARRLMEETKAVFKEDAGRGWRRVVPSPKPVSIHEHKVINSLVEDGNIVIAVGGGGIPVIDSEEGLKGTEAVIDKDFAAQKLAELVDADTLVILTAVDHVYINYNQPNQKKLEHVTVNKLEEYIEEQQFAAGSMLPKIEAAINFVNTNPKRKTIVTSLEKVYEALEEKAGTIISKQDVCVYV
- the arcD gene encoding arginine-ornithine antiporter, translated to MGEDKKLGLFTLTALVVGSMIGGGAFNLASDMAKGAGAGAIIIGWVITGIGMIALGLSFQNLTVKRPDLDGGIFSYAKAGFGNFMGFNSAWGYWLSAWLGNVAYGTLLFSSLGYFFPIFEGGQNVASIIGASVLLWCVHMLILRGVQSAALVNLVTTIAKLVPVFVFIVVGIFAFHIDTFLDGFWGQAGSFSWGAVGSQVKSTMLVTLWVFIGVEGAVVLSSRAKNRSDVGKATVIGLIGTLIIYILITLLSLGLMQQADIANLKNPAMAYLFESVVGKWGAIFINLGLVISVLGAWLGWTLLASEIPYLAAKDGVFPKWFAKENKNKAPVNSLWITNGLIQMFLLTFVVSDQAYNFAFSLASSAILIPYAFSALYQLKHSLKSEENDRTKNIIIGLIASIYGVWLVYAAGLEYLLLTMTLYAPGIFIFYNVQKQKSSKQIFTRVELASSVAIGALAFFAIYGLITGSITL
- the argR gene encoding arginine repressor, yielding MKKEKRQRLIKQFVKEYEIDKQERLVELLAEQGVLVTQATISRDIRELNLTKIPSQEGLMIYKVFSKEHLQTDIKLKKKLREVVVKIDYVDQLVVIKTLPGNAHVIGVLLDDLDWKEKIGCICGNDTCLIISKSKSDRKILEERLNLII
- a CDS encoding amino acid ABC transporter permease, whose product is MFEIFISTYPILLKAVIVTLQLTLTSLALGSLIGLLFAFFRISNNKMLNSIAHVYIAIIRGTPLIVQIAILYFGITSVVVFTPFWAGAIALAIHNGAYITEIFRGSIQSVDRGQLEAARSLGMPYPLAMRRIILPQAFRLSIPPLGNQFIIGLKDSSLVAYVGMPELWGSGLSIAAGNYQQLETYIVVGIYYLALVLLFTYLVNLLEKRLQRKETNSVQVHTKKKGEVSL
- a CDS encoding Crp/Fnr family transcriptional regulator, with protein sequence MNRRNVVKDLKQFELFAHLTEKKLKGLTEFVYWRTYKKGQFLFLEGDSRERIYFMLDGFVKLERVNQSGNLLYDDYVKRYSIFPYGGMFTDRGYNYTAEAMTDVEVYYIPTVIFEDMVKSSRTQLMYVVQQLSSILKLNENRVQNITIPNAQDRVIQTLNYLMQDLGEQSGETIVISCPLTTIEISKISGTSRETVSSVLKQLKNDSIVTILDKKITIHNPTYFEEISM
- the arcA gene encoding arginine deiminase; the protein is MKHPIHVTSEIGELQTVLLKRPGKEVENLTPDYLQQLLFDDIPYLPIIQKEHDYFAQTLRNRGVEVLYLEKLAAEALVDKKLREGFVDRILKEGQADVNVAHQTLKEYLLSFSNEELIQKIMGGVRKNEIETSKKTHLYELMEDHYPFYLDPMPNLYFTRDPAATVGDGLTINKMREPARRRESLFMEYIIKYHPRFANHNVPIWLDRDYKFPIEGGDELILNEETIAIGVSARTSAKAIERLAKNLFSRQNKIKKVLAIEIPKCRAFMHLDTVFTMVDYDKFTIHPAIQGPKGNMNIYILEKGPDEETLKITHRTSLMEALKEVLGLSELVLIPCGGGDVIASAREQWNDGSNTLAIAPGVVVTYDRNYVSNTLLREHGIEVIEVLSSELSRGRGGPRCMSMPIVRKDI
- a CDS encoding amino acid ABC transporter ATP-binding protein, which gives rise to MIQVRNLVKSFGSLDVLKGINLEVKEKEVVVLIGASGSGKSTLLRCLNFLEMYDEGEIHLQGEKITPKSTNLNKVRENVGMVFQHFNLFPHMTSLENIIEAPIHVKKVNVTKAKETGNLLLEKVGLQDKANVTPHLLSGGQKQRVAIARALAMNPKIMLFDEPTSALDPELVGEVLQVMKELAEEGMTMVIVTHEMNFAKDVADRIIFMDDGKIVEDSTPEKFFSAPSNERAKQFLRRVL
- the argF gene encoding ornithine carbamoyltransferase; the protein is MLMTRPNLKGRSFLAEKDFTQEELLYFLDLAAELKEKKKNGVPHRYLEGKNVALLFEKTSTRTRCAFTVACTDLGANPEYLGKGDIQLGKKESVEDTAKVLGRMFDGIEFRGFTHETVESLAENSGVPVWNGLTDMWHPTQTLADLLTIREHVGKLKNVKLVYVGDGRNNVANSLLVGGAIVGMEVRICTPESLWPAQEVIDLAKKYNERVMITSNVEEAVAGADVIYTDVWVSMGEEEKFAERIELLKPYQVNIQMIKETGNDNVIFLHCLPAFHDVETMYGEEIYEKYGLKEMEVTDEVFRSKHSKVFDQAENRMHTIKAVMAATLGNME